Proteins from a single region of Luteolibacter sp. Y139:
- a CDS encoding glycosyltransferase family 2 protein encodes MISVVIPSYNRRDCVLALLADVHAQEGADFEVIVVDDRSPDNSVEAIRAAFPQVTLLVNEKNGGPAVTRNRGIRAAKGDIIVGLDSDVTVPDRHVLANVQKRFNQHPNVTGLAFRLYKPDGKSEDTPRWWHPVPIDQYADKSFLTSYFSGTAYAFRREELIEAGMYPEILYMHYEEVELAFRILDKGGSILHCPELSVLHHANEVSRRSEVSVFYKPRNQLLVAVACLPGLKAVQYAVPRMAFQFLTACRRGHLKDFIRAMRSASQLIPRRLEKREPLRPETMKRIGALKQGLAP; translated from the coding sequence ATGATCAGCGTTGTCATTCCCAGCTATAACCGCCGCGATTGCGTCCTCGCGCTGTTGGCCGATGTCCATGCCCAAGAGGGCGCGGACTTCGAGGTCATCGTCGTCGACGACCGCTCGCCGGACAACAGCGTCGAAGCCATCCGCGCCGCCTTCCCCCAGGTCACCCTCCTGGTGAACGAGAAGAACGGCGGCCCCGCCGTCACCCGCAACCGCGGCATCCGCGCGGCCAAGGGCGACATCATCGTCGGGCTCGACAGCGACGTCACGGTCCCCGACCGCCACGTCCTCGCCAACGTCCAGAAGCGCTTCAACCAGCACCCGAACGTCACCGGCCTCGCCTTCCGTCTCTACAAGCCGGATGGCAAGTCGGAGGACACCCCGCGCTGGTGGCACCCGGTGCCGATCGACCAATACGCCGACAAGAGCTTCCTCACCTCCTACTTCAGCGGCACCGCCTACGCGTTCCGCCGCGAGGAGCTGATCGAGGCCGGGATGTATCCTGAAATCCTCTACATGCACTACGAGGAGGTCGAGCTGGCCTTCCGCATCCTGGACAAGGGCGGATCCATCCTCCACTGCCCGGAGCTCTCGGTCCTCCACCACGCCAATGAGGTCTCCCGCCGCAGCGAGGTCAGCGTCTTTTACAAGCCACGGAACCAGCTTCTGGTGGCCGTCGCCTGCCTGCCGGGCCTGAAGGCAGTGCAATATGCGGTCCCCCGGATGGCCTTCCAGTTCCTCACCGCCTGCCGCCGCGGCCACCTGAAGGATTTCATCCGCGCCATGCGCTCGGCTTCCCAGCTGATTCCCCGCCGTTTGGAGAAGCGCGAACCCCTTCGCCCCGAGACCATGAAGCGAATTGGGGCCCTCAAACAGGGTCTTGCCCCCTGA